The nucleotide sequence AAAACCGGAATTTATGATTGCGGCTCTAACTCTTTCTCTTGATTCTCTAACAGCAGCATCTGCTAAACCAACTATATTAAAAGCGGGAAGACCTTTTGACACATCAATTTCAACAGATACCATGAAGCCATTTATCCCAGTTAATGAGGCTGATTTTAATATTACTGTGGACACTTTAATTACCTCCTAAATACCTTATAAAATAAATTATTGACAAATTAATTAAAATAATACAGATAAGTGATATTACCAATTATAAATGTAGGCTTTTTTAATTGGTGAATAAGTATAGTTAATATAGTGGTTAACAAAATAGTGTCTTAGAGTAGAAGTTGTTTTTAAATGCTCTATTGTATTAACTTCAATTTAGTTTACATAACTAAAATTATGACGACTAAATAAAAAGTAAACTTAAAGTAAGATTATAAGCAAAATTTGCAGCAAGATGATTATTAAATATCAGCAATAGACGGCGGTAACATAATATTTTAAATTTAATTTTTTAAAAGAAATATAACTAAAATGAGTCATTTTTAATATATAAAGGCAAAAGATAAAAATAAAGAAGTAGAAAACAACTATAGAAGATTATAAAGATAGAAATTACAAATATCAATTTTGATTGTGATTTACAAAGAATTAAGATGATGCATTATGACAAAGAATTGTTATACAAGAAGTATATATAGTGAAGGGGGGATTAAAGTGAATAAAGTTGATGAAGAAATAGTAGAAGGCATATTGAAGCGTGATTTGAATTCTTTTAATAAATTCATAGAATGCTACGGAATTATGATTCATAATGTAGTAACATCTATATTAAATAAAAGTCATGAAAGCCAAAGTATAGAAGAATGCGTAGATGATATATTAATGTGCATCTGGCGGAATATGGATTGCTTCTCAAAGGAAAGAGGAAGTTTAAAGTGTTGGATAATTGTTATTTCTAAGAATAAAGCACTAGATTACAAGAAGAAATTAAAAAAAATTATGAATAGTGTTGATATAGATAATGTGAAATTAAATTCTTTAGTAGATATTGAACAGGATTACTTGAAAGAAGAAAATAGAAAATCAATAATAGAACTTCTAAATAATTTAAGTATAAAAGACAAAGAGATTTTTATAAAAAGGTATATGAATGATTGGTCAATTGAGAAGATATCAAAAGATATGGGCTTAACGTCTATTGCGGTTTATAATAGGTTAAGTCGTGGTAGAAAAAAGCTAAAAAAAGTTTTAAGTGTAGGTAAGGAGGGATAGGTTATGGATGACAAAAATCTATTTAGAAATTATAATGATATTGTAGTTAGTGAAGAAGAGATAGAGAAGTATGAAACAAAGAAGGTTGATGATGATGTACTTTCTAAAATGAAGAATAAGGTAAAAAAGTTATATATGAAAGTTAATATGGAAGAAGCATTTGAAAAAGTTGAAAAACAATTTGAAGATGATGAAAAGGTAGAGTATATGTTTTGGGCAGAAACCTATGGAGTTAGGAAATATCAAATGGTATGTGGGGGATATTATTCCCTTGAAGGTGCTATATCGAATGATTGGGGTACAAAAACAGGAATTGTTTTGACTAACAAGGGTATATTTGGAATTGAAACGAATGATGCTTATGGTGTTTTAAAAATAAAAAATTTTAGATTTAAAGATGTCGAATATATTGAAAGTAAAAAAATAAAAAATAATTTTACGGTATTTGCAATAAAATCAACTAGCGGAATAGAGATAAAAGTAGAAATATACAATGGAGACAGACATATTAAATTTTTAAATTATATTAGGAATAATAATATTAAAGTAAATATTCGCATGATACAAGATAGAAAGATTCAAATAGCTTATGTATCTATAATAATTATTATTATGATTTTTATAATATTTGTTATTTCGAGCTCGATTATGAGGTCAGGAATCACAAAATAATTATAGTTATAAGAGGGTAAATCATTTTGTGTAAACTTTAGAAAAATAAATTTTAATTTATTAAGGTTGGGGGTAAATATATGCCTACAACTTTATTTGAATTTAAATGTATTTTTATTACATCATAATATATATTTAATTAAGCATAAGTGAGGCCATTATTAAAAAAATGTAGTAAGCTCATCTAA is from Clostridium acetobutylicum ATCC 824 and encodes:
- a CDS encoding sigma-70 family RNA polymerase sigma factor → MNKVDEEIVEGILKRDLNSFNKFIECYGIMIHNVVTSILNKSHESQSIEECVDDILMCIWRNMDCFSKERGSLKCWIIVISKNKALDYKKKLKKIMNSVDIDNVKLNSLVDIEQDYLKEENRKSIIELLNNLSIKDKEIFIKRYMNDWSIEKISKDMGLTSIAVYNRLSRGRKKLKKVLSVGKEG